The genomic region CCCTTCGCCTTGTACTCCCAGGCGCAGCAGTGGCGCTTCCAGACATCGGCTCAGCCGTCGCCGCCGGTGTCCTTGTGCGCCCCCGCTCAAAGCAGTACGACCCGCCGATCGGGTCGACGTCCGCGGGCTTGGGCTCGCCCAGCAACTCGCAAAGGTCGAGGAAATGCTGCTGCGACGCGGAGCGCTCCGTCAACGTGGAGGCTCGCCACTTGCTGATGAACTCGTCCGGCGTCATGGCCGCAAGCAGGGTAGCCAGTCATACTGACACGCCTCGAGATCAACCAAGCCGACCGCAGGTACCGAGGGCATCCGATCTCGGGGAGCGCGCGGCAACGACTACGGGACAGTCGATGTCCAAGAGGGCGAGTAGCGCTCTGACCTGCAAATTCGTCTGATAGTCCGAGTCCGCACCCCGCCGCCAGATCCAGAGCCTCGCTCCGTGCCCAGCGAGATGCCTCGTCCGCACGATCGCCCCCGATCGGTTGAGTTCCCGAGAGTTGGCTGACCCGACCGCGAAAGCGCCGAGCAGACCACCTGCGCAATGCCCGGGGCGGTTCATCCGGTCACCGCCCAGCCGGCGGTACCACTTCGCCGATGGCGTCGAAGACCGTCGTCGGAGTTGGCCGAGTCGCTGGACCGGGTGCTTGTCCCGATCGACAGCGACCAGCATCGTCGCGCCGATGCGATGCGCCCGAGCGAGGTGCATGCAGTCGTAAGCCGGGTGGTCGGGCACCAGCGCCAGAAGAGCCGCAGCGGCGGCAACGTTCTCGTCGCCGCCCTAGCGCACCGGCATGTCCGGCACGTTCGCCAGAAGGATGCCCCAGCCTGTAGTGTGGCATTGATTGAAAATTAACAGAGATAGATAGAATAGTTGCTCATGGCAGGCGAAGTCCGCGCCAGGGGGCGGCTCGGGCTAGCCTGTCGCGTCGACGCGAGGCGGCGGCCGGGCCGCGGGAGGGGAGGCGACTGTGAGCACGCTGGCCGATGTGGATCCTGCTGTGGCGTACCCTGCCACCGAGACCGTGCCTGAGTCGCCGCGGCACTCGCGGGCACGCTTTCTCGCCTACGGCGCCCTGAGCGCGCACTTCGCGGGGCAGCGGGACTGCTTCGTGGGCCAGGACCTCAACGTGTACTACCGCCCGGCGCCGCGCACGGCGTTCGTCGCCCCCGACGTGCTGGTGTGCTTCGGCGTCGAGGCCGGCACCATCGAGGACGACGTCAGCTACCGACTCTGGGACGCGGGGGCACCGCCGGCGTACGTCCTGGAGATCGCCTCGGAGAAGACCCACGAGAGGGACTTGGAGTACAAGCCCGACATCTACTTGGAGGTCGGCGCCCGCGAGTACTGGCGATTCGACCCCTCCGGCCTGGGCCTGTTCACCCCGACGCTGCAGGGCGATCGCCGGGCCGGGGACGCCTGGGCGCCGATCCAGGTGCGCCCCGACGGCGACGGCCGCCTCAGCGGCCACAGCGCCGTCTTGGGCCTGGACCTGCACGCCGAAGACCGCCGCCTGCGCTTCCGAGACCCCCGGACCGGCCGATGGCTCCCCGACCCCGAGGACCTCCAGCACACACTCAACCTCACCCGCCAACAGCGAGACGCCGTCGAGGCCCGAGCCATAGCCGCCGAGGCGGAAATCGCCGCCCTGCGCGCCCGACTGAACGACCAGACGTAGCCCCGAGCCTCGCCTCCGCTGGGTGCTCGCGGGCATCTTCGACGTTCGGAGTCGGTGGACGACCGCCGCGAGTCACTGAGAGGCCTCCCGTGCCTTGAACGGCAGGACATATTGAACGGCGTGGTCCCTCGGGGTTGGCGCCTCAGGCGTGGCGCGTGGCGGTGAGGAGTTGGGTGATCCCGCCGCTGAAGACGTGGTGCTCCACGTCGCTGAAGCCAGCGACTCCCAGGAGGTTCGCCAGCTCTACCGTCGGCGGCAGCAGGCGAAGGGACTCGGGCAGGTAGCGATACGCGGCGCGGTTCGACAGGAGTCCGCCGATGATCGGGACGACCCGTCCGAAGTAGAGGCGATGACCCCAGCGAAGCGCCCGGCGGCGCGGCTCGGACACTTCGAGGAGGGCGATCCGACCGCCGGGTCGCACGACGCGGGCCGCCTCGGTGAAGAACCTCTCCAGGTCTGCCAGGTTGCGCAGTGCGAATCCGCAGACGGCCCCGTCGACGGTTCTGTCGCCCAGCGGGAGACGCAGCACGTCGGCGCGCACCAGGGGAGCGGAGGTGTTGGCGCAGCGCAACATCCCGGCGGAGAAGTCCAAGCCCACGGCCCTGTGGCCCGCCCGCTCGAGTTCACCGCAGAAATCGCCGGTCCCGCAGGCCAGGTCGGCCACGAGCGCGGTCGCCGTCAGGTTCAGCAGCCGGACGCTGCGGCGGCGCCAGCGGCGGTCCAGCCCGAAGGTCAGCAGGCGGTTCAGCAGGTCGTAGCGCCGCGCCGCCCGGTCGAACATGCGCTCCACGGCACGCTCCCGGCCGGCGCCGAAAAGATCCTCGGATTCGCCGCGTCCGGCGGCCCGGGTACTCATTGCTGATCCCTGAGCCTGTGTCGTGCGCTCGTCGGCGGGACGAGCCGGACGTCTCCAGCTCTGGATTCCGGCTTTCGCCGGAATG from bacterium harbors:
- a CDS encoding Uma2 family endonuclease, with protein sequence MSTLADVDPAVAYPATETVPESPRHSRARFLAYGALSAHFAGQRDCFVGQDLNVYYRPAPRTAFVAPDVLVCFGVEAGTIEDDVSYRLWDAGAPPAYVLEIASEKTHERDLEYKPDIYLEVGAREYWRFDPSGLGLFTPTLQGDRRAGDAWAPIQVRPDGDGRLSGHSAVLGLDLHAEDRRLRFRDPRTGRWLPDPEDLQHTLNLTRQQRDAVEARAIAAEAEIAALRARLNDQT
- a CDS encoding ubiquinone/menaquinone biosynthesis methyltransferase, yielding MSTRAAGRGESEDLFGAGRERAVERMFDRAARRYDLLNRLLTFGLDRRWRRRSVRLLNLTATALVADLACGTGDFCGELERAGHRAVGLDFSAGMLRCANTSAPLVRADVLRLPLGDRTVDGAVCGFALRNLADLERFFTEAARVVRPGGRIALLEVSEPRRRALRWGHRLYFGRVVPIIGGLLSNRAAYRYLPESLRLLPPTVELANLLGVAGFSDVEHHVFSGGITQLLTATRHA